In Litorimonas taeanensis, one DNA window encodes the following:
- a CDS encoding phosphatidate cytidylyltransferase, which yields MDAETTPAPRKPWKNLGVRFASALILFLICVAPFYFGGWLWAAFVVLFSARMSYEWVRMSDKNPTRIAYLFPVLAMAIGGIYAVQGLWVYAGLTVIIAAILGLADRMRRGGGLWAGLGLLYILIPGLTIIGLRGNAVGFDTAGFQTLLYIILIVVAADVGAYFGGSYFQGPKLSPKLSPNKTWSGFFSGLIFAIIIGGIVTNFEFSSFWHGVLMGIPVVLLSVAGDLLESGLKRKLQVKDTGDLIPGHGGLLDRFDSLMMAAVGFTLIIWLFPAAWPL from the coding sequence ATGGACGCTGAAACCACTCCAGCTCCGCGAAAGCCTTGGAAGAATTTAGGTGTAAGATTCGCGTCTGCTCTTATTTTGTTTTTAATATGCGTCGCGCCATTTTATTTCGGCGGCTGGCTTTGGGCCGCTTTCGTCGTCTTATTTTCAGCGCGAATGAGCTATGAGTGGGTCAGAATGTCGGATAAAAACCCGACGCGTATTGCTTATTTATTCCCTGTATTAGCTATGGCGATAGGCGGCATTTACGCCGTCCAAGGTTTATGGGTGTATGCGGGATTAACCGTTATCATTGCAGCCATTTTGGGATTGGCAGATCGGATGCGCCGCGGTGGTGGCCTTTGGGCCGGGCTAGGGCTTTTGTATATTTTAATTCCTGGGCTTACAATTATTGGGCTTCGGGGCAACGCTGTTGGGTTTGACACGGCTGGTTTTCAAACTCTTCTATATATTATTCTTATCGTCGTTGCGGCTGATGTAGGCGCCTATTTCGGGGGAAGCTATTTTCAAGGCCCTAAATTATCTCCAAAACTGTCGCCAAACAAAACCTGGTCAGGCTTTTTTAGTGGATTAATATTTGCTATTATTATTGGCGGCATAGTGACTAATTTTGAATTTTCTTCTTTCTGGCATGGTGTGCTTATGGGTATTCCTGTTGTATTGCTTAGCGTTGCCGGCGATTTGCTTGAGAGTGGATTGAAACGCAAGTTGCAAGTCAAGGATACGGGGGATTTGATTCCTGGTCATGGCGGATTGCTTGATAGATTCGACAGTTTAATGATGGCTGCGGTTGGCTTTACGCTGATAATTTGGCTTTTCCCTGCCGCTTGGCCTTTATAA
- the rpsB gene encoding 30S ribosomal protein S2 — MALPEFSMRQLLEAGVHFGHQTHRWNPKMAPYIFGARSNIHILDLSQTVPLLHQALKETRDVAAKGGRVLFVGTKRAASDPVAQAAKRCAQYYVNHRWLGGMLTNWQTVTKSIARLKELEALLGDEGADAETGLTKKENLKLAREMEKLEKALGGIKDMGGKPDLMFVIDTNKEGIAILEARRLGIPVIAVLDSNSDPASADMPIPGNDDAARAIQLYCELMADAVLDGMTTAAAAIGADLGASENPEELALQMAPEAVEAPAAEATSAAPATPEQEADVPTSPEAKAEEIAAKDAS; from the coding sequence ATGGCCCTACCTGAATTTTCAATGCGTCAGCTACTCGAAGCTGGTGTTCACTTTGGTCACCAGACACATCGCTGGAACCCAAAAATGGCACCTTATATTTTTGGTGCCCGTTCAAACATTCATATTCTAGATCTGTCACAAACTGTGCCTTTGCTTCACCAAGCGCTTAAAGAGACGCGCGACGTTGCTGCAAAAGGTGGTCGTGTTCTATTCGTTGGTACAAAACGTGCAGCTTCTGACCCAGTGGCACAAGCCGCAAAACGTTGTGCTCAGTATTATGTCAATCACCGTTGGCTCGGCGGCATGCTTACAAACTGGCAAACAGTGACTAAATCTATCGCACGTTTGAAAGAGCTTGAAGCTCTATTAGGTGACGAAGGTGCGGATGCTGAAACAGGTTTGACAAAGAAAGAAAACCTAAAGCTCGCTCGTGAGATGGAAAAATTAGAAAAAGCGCTCGGCGGAATTAAAGATATGGGCGGCAAGCCTGACCTAATGTTTGTTATCGATACAAACAAAGAAGGTATCGCAATTTTAGAAGCTCGCCGCTTAGGTATCCCTGTTATTGCTGTTCTTGATTCAAACTCTGATCCAGCATCTGCTGATATGCCGATTCCTGGTAATGATGATGCCGCACGTGCAATTCAGCTTTACTGTGAGCTAATGGCTGATGCCGTTCTTGATGGTATGACTACAGCGGCTGCCGCTATTGGTGCCGACCTAGGTGCTTCTGAAAATCCAGAAGAACTCGCACTTCAGATGGCTCCTGAAGCTGTCGAAGCACCTGCTGCTGAAGCAACATCTGCCGCGCCTGCAACGCCAGAGCAAGAAGCTGACGTTCCGACATCTCCAGAAGCAAAAGCTGAAGAGATTGCCGCGAAAGATGCGTCTTAA
- a CDS encoding 1-deoxy-D-xylulose-5-phosphate reductoisomerase, with amino-acid sequence MTKRISVLGSTGSIGENTLDIISRAPEGTYKVAALTANTSAKKLAEQAIAFDAEYVALADSSQSQILKAALAGTRIDIGIGPEALVDAASVQADFTMAAIMGAAGLEPTLAAVRQGNHVGLANKECLVCAGDHFMAEVKRHGTVLLPVDSEHNAIFQVLEEDPKGIRRLILTASGGPFREKTAECLKAVTRKDALAHPIWEMGEKISIDSATLMNKGLELIEASYLFNRPSADIDVIVHPQSIIHSMVEYIDGSVLAQLGSPDMRTPIAYAMGWPARVEAPVERLNFTKLSELTFFEPDLVCFPALRLAREALEAGGRAPNILNAANEIAVEAFLSEKVEFIQISQIVEQVLNTLSRSEGFAQADMSIDAILATDALARQTAHEHIVNLL; translated from the coding sequence ATGACAAAACGAATTTCTGTGTTGGGCTCAACGGGGTCGATTGGAGAGAATACACTCGATATAATTTCTCGTGCGCCTGAGGGTACATATAAAGTTGCCGCATTAACGGCGAATACGAGCGCTAAGAAGCTGGCAGAGCAGGCTATTGCTTTTGATGCAGAATATGTTGCCTTGGCCGATAGTTCCCAATCCCAAATATTGAAGGCGGCTTTGGCTGGGACAAGAATAGATATTGGCATAGGGCCTGAAGCGCTGGTCGACGCCGCATCGGTTCAGGCAGACTTTACAATGGCGGCGATAATGGGGGCTGCAGGATTAGAGCCGACTTTGGCCGCAGTTAGGCAAGGCAATCATGTAGGCCTCGCCAATAAAGAATGCCTTGTCTGTGCGGGCGATCATTTTATGGCTGAAGTGAAGCGGCACGGAACTGTTTTATTGCCTGTTGATAGCGAACATAACGCGATTTTTCAGGTGTTAGAAGAAGACCCGAAGGGCATACGACGTTTGATTTTAACAGCAAGCGGTGGACCCTTTAGAGAGAAGACAGCTGAATGCTTAAAAGCTGTGACACGGAAGGACGCTTTGGCTCATCCAATATGGGAAATGGGCGAGAAAATCAGCATTGATTCTGCGACTTTAATGAATAAAGGGCTGGAATTGATTGAGGCGAGTTATTTATTCAATCGTCCATCTGCCGATATTGATGTGATTGTACACCCCCAATCTATCATACATTCTATGGTAGAGTATATTGATGGGTCAGTTCTTGCACAGCTGGGCTCCCCTGATATGCGGACGCCTATCGCATATGCTATGGGGTGGCCCGCCCGAGTTGAAGCGCCTGTTGAACGCTTAAATTTCACAAAATTAAGCGAGCTGACATTTTTTGAACCCGACTTGGTCTGTTTTCCTGCCTTACGATTAGCTCGTGAAGCATTGGAAGCAGGGGGGAGAGCTCCAAACATATTGAATGCAGCGAATGAAATCGCTGTTGAGGCCTTTCTCTCTGAAAAGGTTGAGTTTATTCAGATATCGCAAATTGTAGAACAAGTGCTCAATACATTAAGTCGAAGCGAAGGCTTTGCTCAGGCGGATATGTCAATAGACGCAATTCTCGCGACAGATGCATTAGCCAGACAGACTGCACATGAGCATATTGTAAACTTGTTATAG
- the dnaE gene encoding DNA polymerase III subunit alpha translates to MSVRRLDYVPLRTRSPYSMLEGALKMKPLAARCADWRFPAVALTDTNNMCGALEFSDTFAGFGLQPIIGVTLSMDIGLPLQPGQIRRDPDGTLVLLAQTEKGYENLMALSSSAFLDVEPTDVPHVKASALAGRTEGVIALTGGPDGVLNRFIVDDRKAEAEKWLDNLRALFPNRLYVEIQRHHTEAEEKAEPVLIDFAYEKGLPLVATNEPYYLDPEMHKAHDALLAISEGSYVLEKNRRKVTGHHYLKSPEQMIELFADLPEAIENTLIIAQRCAYRSEKRKPILPNFGDGSLSEADILAQKAKDGLRQRLLEVENAATEEAYFERLDFELGIIANMGFPGYFLIVADFIQWAKEQGIPVGPGRGSGAGSVVAWALTITDLDPLRYGLLFERFLNPERVSMPDFDIDFCQERRGEVIDYVRRKYGDGQVAQIITFGTLQARAVVRDVGRVMQMPLGQVDRLAKLVPSNPANPVTLAQAINMEPALQEARKAEPAVRNLLDTALQLEGLYRNASTHAAGVVIGDRPLQQLVPLYRDPRSDVPATQFTMKWAEKAGLVKFDFLGLKTLTVIDRCMKYLAKQGKSFDLSKVSTNTKEAYAPLSEALSAGVFQLESSGMRDVLRKMAPSSIEELTALISLYRPGPMKNIPDYVDRKFGRQEITYPHPKLEPILKETYGIIIYQEQVMEIAKVLSGFTLGDADLLRRAMGKKDQAEMDRQKSKFIDGAVQRDVDGRLAGEIFELVNEFAGYGFNKSHAAAYAMISFQTAYLKALYPVEFIAAIMSLDIANVEKLAQFYQEGNRMGIEIVSPCVNQSMADFDVADGKVLYALGALKNVGVDAMRHVVSVREQGGPFKDLYDFAHRVDMRLVNKRAIENLARSGAFDCLEPNRATVMASASILQDIGTLAARERASSQVSLFGDSVKMEDPDLCYAPSWGSIEQLNNELSAVGFYLGGHPLDEHAKKGALDKCTQAIDIDEKYARSGKECKMNLAGVVLRKQERLSKRGKKFAFVALSDPTGEYEVLFTEKVLMPNRDYLTPGNLIQIKAKAEGGDGEVRLFAEGITPFNAKPPETKIVGLDIRLRNASIETLDALEKLLDQLKNAPYQNSGYIQITAPLDDKREASWKLHGAWGVDPKIQKAIKANQSVEIIKEIAA, encoded by the coding sequence ATGTCAGTTCGACGACTTGATTACGTTCCTCTTCGAACGCGTTCCCCATACTCAATGTTAGAGGGCGCGCTTAAAATGAAGCCCCTTGCTGCACGTTGTGCGGACTGGCGTTTTCCAGCAGTAGCACTCACTGATACTAACAATATGTGCGGTGCTTTGGAATTTTCAGACACGTTTGCCGGATTTGGCCTACAGCCTATTATCGGCGTAACGCTCTCAATGGATATTGGCCTCCCGTTACAGCCCGGGCAAATAAGGCGCGATCCTGATGGTACATTAGTTCTGCTGGCCCAAACTGAGAAAGGTTATGAGAATCTCATGGCGCTTTCTTCCTCGGCTTTTTTAGACGTGGAACCAACGGATGTACCACATGTGAAAGCCTCTGCGCTGGCAGGACGTACCGAAGGTGTAATTGCATTGACTGGTGGGCCTGATGGTGTTTTGAATCGTTTCATTGTGGATGACCGAAAGGCTGAGGCTGAGAAATGGTTAGATAACCTTAGAGCGCTTTTTCCTAATCGTCTCTATGTTGAAATCCAACGCCATCATACTGAGGCCGAGGAAAAGGCGGAACCTGTACTCATTGATTTTGCCTATGAGAAGGGTTTGCCTTTGGTCGCCACGAATGAACCCTATTATCTTGATCCAGAAATGCATAAGGCGCATGACGCGCTATTAGCGATTTCTGAAGGTTCTTACGTTTTAGAGAAAAATCGTCGTAAAGTGACGGGACATCATTACCTGAAATCACCAGAGCAAATGATAGAGTTGTTCGCAGATTTACCTGAGGCGATTGAAAACACACTTATTATTGCCCAGCGTTGTGCGTATCGATCTGAGAAGCGCAAGCCCATCTTGCCTAATTTTGGCGATGGCTCTTTATCTGAAGCAGATATTCTTGCGCAAAAAGCCAAAGACGGACTCCGGCAGCGTTTATTAGAAGTAGAAAACGCGGCGACGGAAGAGGCGTATTTCGAACGGTTAGACTTCGAATTAGGTATTATCGCGAATATGGGTTTTCCGGGCTATTTTTTGATTGTTGCGGATTTTATTCAATGGGCAAAAGAGCAGGGAATTCCTGTCGGGCCCGGCCGTGGGTCTGGTGCGGGTTCTGTTGTGGCTTGGGCACTTACCATCACGGATTTGGATCCACTTCGATATGGGCTTCTTTTTGAGCGATTTTTGAATCCCGAGCGAGTCTCCATGCCCGATTTCGATATCGATTTCTGCCAAGAAAGGCGGGGTGAAGTGATTGATTATGTCCGCCGAAAATATGGGGACGGGCAGGTTGCGCAAATTATCACATTTGGAACGCTCCAAGCCCGCGCTGTGGTGAGAGATGTTGGGCGTGTCATGCAAATGCCTTTGGGGCAGGTAGACCGCCTTGCTAAGCTTGTACCCTCAAACCCGGCCAACCCAGTTACTTTGGCGCAGGCCATTAATATGGAACCCGCGCTCCAAGAGGCGCGTAAAGCCGAGCCAGCTGTACGTAATTTGCTTGATACAGCCTTGCAGCTCGAAGGGTTATACCGAAATGCTTCAACCCATGCGGCTGGTGTCGTGATTGGGGACCGCCCCTTGCAACAGCTTGTCCCGCTCTATCGCGACCCTCGTTCTGATGTACCCGCAACCCAATTTACGATGAAATGGGCTGAGAAAGCAGGGCTCGTAAAGTTTGATTTTCTTGGGCTAAAAACACTTACGGTCATTGACCGTTGTATGAAATATTTGGCGAAGCAAGGTAAGTCTTTTGACCTTTCAAAGGTTAGTACGAATACAAAGGAAGCCTATGCGCCATTATCAGAAGCTTTGTCAGCTGGAGTGTTCCAGCTGGAAAGCTCTGGAATGCGTGATGTTTTACGCAAAATGGCTCCAAGCTCGATCGAAGAGTTAACCGCCTTGATTTCGCTTTATCGACCAGGTCCGATGAAAAATATTCCGGACTATGTTGACCGAAAATTTGGCCGGCAAGAGATTACCTACCCTCATCCAAAGCTCGAACCTATTTTAAAAGAGACTTACGGGATTATTATTTACCAAGAGCAGGTGATGGAAATCGCCAAAGTTCTGTCTGGGTTCACTCTAGGCGATGCTGATTTACTTCGTCGTGCCATGGGTAAAAAAGATCAGGCGGAAATGGACCGTCAAAAATCAAAATTTATTGATGGTGCAGTTCAACGCGATGTCGACGGGCGCCTCGCGGGTGAAATATTTGAATTGGTCAATGAATTTGCGGGCTATGGATTTAACAAATCCCATGCGGCGGCTTATGCGATGATTTCATTTCAGACAGCCTATTTGAAGGCGCTGTATCCTGTTGAATTTATCGCTGCGATTATGTCGCTCGATATTGCTAATGTTGAAAAACTCGCGCAATTTTATCAAGAAGGCAATCGCATGGGCATTGAAATCGTCTCGCCTTGCGTCAATCAATCAATGGCTGATTTTGACGTTGCAGACGGTAAGGTGCTTTATGCTTTAGGCGCTCTGAAAAATGTTGGCGTGGATGCTATGCGCCATGTGGTGAGTGTGAGAGAGCAGGGCGGGCCATTCAAAGACCTTTATGATTTTGCACACCGGGTTGATATGCGGCTTGTGAACAAGCGGGCGATTGAAAACCTCGCGCGCTCTGGCGCCTTTGATTGTCTAGAACCAAACCGAGCCACTGTGATGGCTTCTGCGAGTATTTTGCAAGACATCGGCACATTGGCGGCGCGTGAACGTGCTAGCTCTCAGGTGAGCCTATTTGGTGATAGTGTAAAAATGGAAGACCCAGATTTGTGTTATGCGCCAAGTTGGGGGTCAATAGAGCAATTAAACAATGAACTATCAGCTGTAGGTTTTTATCTTGGCGGTCATCCTTTGGATGAGCACGCAAAGAAAGGTGCTTTGGATAAATGTACCCAAGCCATAGATATTGATGAAAAATACGCGCGCAGCGGTAAAGAATGTAAAATGAATTTAGCCGGCGTGGTTTTGCGTAAGCAGGAACGCCTATCAAAACGCGGAAAGAAATTTGCTTTCGTTGCCTTATCAGACCCTACGGGGGAGTATGAGGTTTTGTTTACGGAAAAAGTACTCATGCCTAATCGTGATTATCTTACGCCCGGCAACCTTATTCAAATAAAAGCAAAAGCTGAGGGCGGTGATGGCGAGGTGCGCTTGTTTGCTGAAGGGATAACACCTTTTAATGCAAAACCACCGGAAACCAAAATTGTGGGATTAGATATCCGTCTTCGAAATGCGAGTATAGAAACGCTTGATGCGCTAGAAAAGTTATTGGACCAACTCAAAAACGCGCCTTATCAAAATTCAGGATATATACAGATAACTGCACCATTAGATGATAAACGAGAAGCAAGCTGGAAATTACACGGCGCATGGGGGGTTGACCCCAAAATTCAGAAGGCCATAAAAGCCAATCAATCTGTTGAAATAATTAAAGAGATTGCGGCCTAA
- the frr gene encoding ribosome recycling factor, with protein MADFNIADFRKRMDGAVTALRTEFGGLRTGRANAALLDNVTVNAYGSEMPLNQIGSVSVPESRMLLVSVWDKTMVAAVEKALRQSSLGINPVTDGQTLRIPMPPLTEERRRDLAKVAGQYAENAKIAVRNVRRDAMDTLKKLEKASEISEDEEKAHSTDVQKATDSVIAEIDRILGLKSEEIMQV; from the coding sequence ATGGCGGATTTTAACATTGCGGACTTTCGCAAAAGAATGGACGGGGCCGTTACAGCGCTTCGTACGGAATTTGGTGGTTTACGGACGGGGCGCGCTAATGCGGCATTGCTCGATAATGTAACTGTCAATGCCTATGGTTCTGAGATGCCATTAAATCAAATCGGTTCAGTCAGCGTCCCTGAATCCCGTATGTTGTTAGTTAGCGTATGGGACAAGACAATGGTAGCGGCTGTTGAAAAGGCGTTGCGTCAAAGTTCTCTTGGCATAAACCCTGTTACGGATGGTCAAACTTTGCGCATTCCTATGCCACCATTAACTGAGGAACGTCGCCGTGATCTTGCAAAAGTAGCGGGCCAATATGCTGAGAATGCTAAAATTGCCGTTCGTAATGTGCGCCGTGATGCTATGGACACATTAAAGAAATTAGAAAAGGCGTCTGAAATTTCAGAAGACGAAGAAAAGGCCCATAGTACAGATGTGCAAAAGGCGACAGATAGCGTGATTGCAGAAATAGACCGTATTTTGGGTCTGAAGTCTGAAGAGATTATGCAGGTTTAA
- a CDS encoding isoprenyl transferase has product MSLSTSYSERFPAHIAIIMDGNGRWAQARHRPRVFGHRAGVKTVRRVVEDASNMGVKCLTLYSFSTENWSRPKAEIAALFTLLREYVEQDLETLHGRGVCIRILGSREGLKPDLIELIDRVETTTRANTKFSLNIAFNYGGRDELLRATKKALAAGHSPDSLSEAVINQYLDTAGLPEPDLVIRTSGEKRISNFLLWQAAYSEFVFTDVLWPDFNREDLQSSIEEFQKRDRRFGRLTSSEVA; this is encoded by the coding sequence TTGTCATTATCGACTTCATATTCTGAGCGTTTTCCTGCGCATATTGCCATTATCATGGATGGAAATGGGCGTTGGGCGCAGGCACGACACCGGCCCCGTGTTTTTGGACACAGGGCCGGCGTGAAAACTGTGCGTCGTGTCGTAGAGGATGCGTCGAATATGGGCGTTAAATGTTTAACCCTATACAGTTTTTCAACCGAAAATTGGTCGCGCCCAAAGGCTGAAATCGCTGCGTTATTTACACTCTTAAGAGAGTATGTTGAGCAGGATTTGGAGACATTACATGGCCGGGGTGTGTGCATTCGGATTTTAGGCTCTCGTGAGGGTTTAAAGCCAGATCTGATTGAACTCATTGACCGCGTTGAAACAACGACGCGAGCCAATACAAAATTCAGCTTAAATATTGCCTTTAATTATGGCGGCCGAGATGAGCTTTTAAGAGCAACAAAAAAAGCCCTCGCAGCTGGGCATTCTCCAGATTCATTATCTGAAGCGGTTATCAACCAATATTTGGATACGGCTGGTCTCCCTGAACCAGATCTTGTTATTCGCACAAGCGGTGAAAAACGGATTAGTAACTTTTTACTATGGCAAGCGGCATATTCAGAATTCGTCTTCACTGATGTTCTCTGGCCGGATTTTAATCGTGAAGACTTGCAAAGCTCTATTGAGGAGTTTCAAAAGCGAGACCGTCGGTTCGGCCGTTTAACCTCGTCAGAAGTCGCTTAA
- the tsf gene encoding translation elongation factor Ts, protein MAQITAAMVKSLRDQTSAGMMDCKKALNETNGDMEAAIDWLRTKGIAKADKKAGRVAAEGLVAVALAPKTGAVVEVNSETDFVARNEGFQTAVKEVAGLAVTVNSSEELAETKTSTGETVTEYFATLVGKIGENMTFRRMQRLSVENGVVAGYIHNAAAENMGKIGVLVALESTGDVAKLEELGKKIAMHIAATNPLSLTVDDLDQDLVAKERAALKAEALESGKPEAIVDKMVEGRMVKFFKESVLMTQIFVMDGERSIEQVIADEAKALGTDIKMTSYVRMGVGDGIEKKDEDFAAEVAAAVAGS, encoded by the coding sequence ATGGCTCAAATTACTGCTGCTATGGTGAAAAGCCTGCGCGATCAAACATCCGCGGGGATGATGGATTGCAAAAAAGCATTGAACGAAACAAATGGTGATATGGAAGCGGCAATCGATTGGTTGCGGACGAAAGGTATTGCTAAAGCTGATAAGAAAGCTGGCCGTGTTGCGGCTGAAGGTCTTGTTGCTGTTGCGCTTGCGCCTAAAACAGGTGCTGTTGTCGAAGTTAACTCTGAAACAGACTTTGTGGCACGCAATGAAGGCTTCCAAACGGCTGTGAAAGAAGTCGCAGGTTTGGCTGTTACTGTGAACAGTTCGGAAGAATTGGCGGAAACAAAAACGTCTACAGGCGAAACTGTAACGGAGTATTTCGCAACACTCGTTGGTAAAATTGGCGAGAACATGACTTTCCGTCGTATGCAGCGCCTAAGCGTTGAGAACGGCGTCGTTGCTGGATACATCCACAATGCAGCGGCTGAAAACATGGGTAAAATCGGTGTGCTTGTTGCGCTTGAATCAACTGGCGATGTCGCAAAGCTTGAAGAGCTGGGTAAAAAGATTGCAATGCATATTGCTGCGACTAACCCACTTTCTTTGACTGTTGATGATTTGGACCAGGATTTGGTAGCAAAAGAACGCGCGGCTTTGAAAGCCGAAGCGCTTGAGTCTGGTAAGCCTGAAGCTATCGTTGATAAAATGGTTGAAGGACGCATGGTCAAATTCTTCAAAGAGTCTGTTTTGATGACACAAATCTTTGTTATGGATGGTGAGCGTTCAATCGAGCAAGTTATTGCTGACGAAGCAAAAGCGCTTGGTACAGATATCAAAATGACATCTTACGTGCGTATGGGCGTTGGCGATGGCATTGAGAAAAAAGACGAAGATTTTGCCGCGGAAGTCGCAGCCGCAGTTGCTGGCTCTTAA
- the pyrH gene encoding UMP kinase, translating into MSEYKYDRVLLKISGEALMGDQEYGIDTKMTARIAKEVAEAHAKGLQIALVIGAGNIFRGLSAAAGGIERATADYMGMLATVMNALAMQSALEQQGVDTRVQSAIPMQTVCEPYIRRRAVRHMEKGRVVIFAAGTGSPYFTTDTTAALRAAEMECGALLKGTQVDGVYDSDPNKNPNAKRYDTLNYQKVLTDDLKVMDAAAVTLMRENNIPIIVFSLHETGGFDKVMSGKGTCTTIQT; encoded by the coding sequence ATGTCTGAATATAAGTATGATCGCGTTTTATTAAAAATATCAGGCGAAGCCCTGATGGGTGACCAAGAGTACGGCATCGATACCAAGATGACGGCACGTATTGCCAAAGAAGTCGCCGAAGCGCATGCAAAAGGTTTGCAAATTGCTCTTGTCATAGGGGCGGGCAATATTTTCCGAGGTCTTAGTGCCGCAGCTGGGGGTATTGAACGCGCCACAGCGGATTATATGGGTATGTTAGCGACTGTAATGAACGCCTTGGCTATGCAAAGTGCGCTTGAGCAGCAAGGGGTTGATACTCGCGTACAGTCCGCCATTCCCATGCAAACAGTTTGTGAACCTTATATTCGTCGCCGGGCTGTTCGCCATATGGAAAAAGGTCGGGTCGTGATTTTTGCGGCTGGCACGGGGAGCCCCTATTTTACAACAGACACAACAGCGGCCCTGCGTGCTGCAGAAATGGAATGTGGAGCCTTATTGAAAGGCACTCAGGTTGATGGTGTTTATGATAGCGATCCAAACAAAAACCCGAACGCTAAGCGTTATGACACTCTAAATTACCAAAAAGTTCTTACAGATGATTTGAAAGTCATGGATGCGGCGGCTGTTACCTTGATGAGAGAGAATAACATCCCCATTATAGTGTTTTCATTGCATGAGACGGGTGGTTTTGACAAAGTTATGTCAGGAAAAGGGACTTGCACCACAATTCAAACCTAA
- a CDS encoding bifunctional lysylphosphatidylglycerol flippase/synthetase MprF: MTSAIPTEDINDIVIDIIAQSVGSVSESQLALTGDKRFLFSESKRSFIMYGVKGRNWIALGAPIGQKSESEELIAQFLSLARASKYSPAFYAVRERHLERFSQTKLKSQKIGEMALVALESFSLEGKDNAKHRHARNKAVREGVSFKIIRTEVDSPEMDKLESISKDWLAHQSGREKGFSLGRFDRKVLSNKAIAIAMKADEIIAFSNLWSSADGSELSLDLMRYLENSMAGVIDFLLVETMLWGRENGYKTFSLGMAPLAGLDKEDHRSVMSSLCRFAFKHGDKLYSFQGIRRFKKKYNPDWEAVYLMAPSQLHMPRALKNLALLSAGSLKGIFRRP; this comes from the coding sequence ATGACATCTGCAATTCCTACCGAAGATATAAATGACATAGTCATAGACATTATCGCGCAATCGGTTGGCTCTGTTTCGGAAAGCCAATTAGCCCTTACAGGGGATAAACGCTTTCTATTTTCTGAAAGTAAACGCTCATTTATAATGTACGGCGTAAAAGGGCGTAATTGGATCGCCCTTGGTGCGCCTATAGGGCAAAAAAGCGAATCCGAAGAATTGATAGCGCAATTTCTAAGCTTGGCGCGCGCGTCAAAATATTCACCTGCCTTTTATGCTGTAAGAGAACGGCATTTAGAGCGGTTTTCTCAGACTAAATTAAAATCTCAGAAGATTGGCGAAATGGCCTTAGTCGCGCTTGAGAGTTTTAGCTTGGAAGGCAAAGACAATGCAAAACATCGCCACGCTCGCAATAAAGCCGTAAGAGAAGGTGTCTCATTTAAAATAATAAGAACTGAAGTGGATTCTCCCGAAATGGATAAATTGGAGAGCATTTCAAAGGATTGGCTTGCTCATCAATCAGGCCGCGAAAAAGGTTTTTCCCTTGGGCGGTTTGATCGCAAAGTACTATCAAACAAAGCTATAGCTATCGCGATGAAGGCCGATGAGATTATAGCCTTTTCCAATCTTTGGTCATCGGCGGATGGAAGCGAGCTGTCTTTGGATTTAATGCGCTACCTAGAAAACTCTATGGCTGGGGTCATCGATTTCCTTTTAGTAGAGACTATGCTCTGGGGCCGTGAAAATGGGTATAAGACATTTAGCCTTGGTATGGCCCCGCTTGCAGGTCTTGATAAAGAAGACCACCGCTCCGTTATGTCTTCGCTTTGCCGTTTTGCTTTCAAGCACGGGGATAAGCTTTACAGTTTTCAGGGGATAAGGCGATTTAAGAAAAAATATAATCCCGATTGGGAGGCCGTATATTTGATGGCTCCAAGCCAACTTCATATGCCGCGTGCTCTAAAAAACTTGGCGCTTTTATCTGCGGGAAGCCTAAAGGGGATTTTTCGGCGTCCTTAA